One Vicugna pacos unplaced genomic scaffold, VicPac4 scaffold_21, whole genome shotgun sequence DNA window includes the following coding sequences:
- the LOC140694520 gene encoding olfactory receptor 5AP2-like has protein sequence MIRHMKEIQGENQTEVTEFILLGLSDNPDLQVVLFGLFLFIYTATMVGNLGMIVLIKIDPCLHTPMYFFLSSLSFVDASYSSSVTPKMLVNLMSENKTISFNGCAAQFYFFGCFLGTECFLLAMMAYDRYAAIWNPLLYPVLMSGRICSLLVTTSFLAGFGNAAIHTGITFRLSFCGSSKINHFYCDSPALLKLSCSDTHINGIVTMAFSSFNVISCVVIVLVSYLCILIAILRMPSLEGRQKAFSTCASHLMAVTIFFGTILFMYLRPTSSYSMEQDKIVSVFYTVVTPMLNPLIYSLKNKDVKGALQKILQKQIL, from the coding sequence ATGATCAGGCATATGAAAGAGATCCAAGGTGAGAATCAAACAGAAGTGACAGAATTTATCCTCTTAGGACTCTCAGACAATCCAGATCTACAAGTTGTCCTCTTTGGATTGTTTCTGTTCATCTACACGGCAACCATGGTGGGTAATTTGGGGATGATTGTGCTAATTAAGATTGATCCCTgtctccacacccccatgtacttctttctcAGCAGCCTCTCCTTTGTTGATGCCTCTTACTCTTCTTCTGTTACTCCTAAGATGCTTGTGAACCTCATGTCTGAAAATAAGACTATTTCTTTTAATGGATGTGCTGCCCAGTTTTACTTCTTTGGCTGCTTCTTGGGGACTGAATGCTTCCTGTTAGCCATGATGGCATATGACCGCTATGCAGCCATTTGGAACCCTCTGCTGTATCCAGTTCTCATGTCTGGGAGAATCTGCTCCTTGCTAGTGACTACCTCATTCCTAGCAGGCTTTGGGAATGCAGCCATACACACGGGAATAACTTTTAGATTATCCTTTTGTGGCTCCAGTAAGATCAACCACTTCTACTGTGACTCTCCAGCCCTGCTCAAACTCTCTTGCTCTGACACCCACATCAATGGCATCGTGACCATGGCTTTCTCCAGTTTTAATGTCATCAGTTGTGTTGTGATTGTCCTTGTTTCCTACCTGTGTATCCTCATTGCCATCTTGAGGATGCCCTCATTAGAGGGTAGGCAGaaagccttctccacctgtgcCTCTCACCTCATGGCTGTCACCATATTCTTTGGGACAATTCTCTTCATGTACTTGCGCCCTACATCTAGCTACTCAATGGAGCAGGACAAGATTGTCTCTGTCTTTTATACAGTAGTGACCCCTATGCTAAATCCTCTAATCTACAGTTTGAAAAATAAGGATGTGAAAGGGGCCCTTCAGAAGATCTTACAGAAACAGATACTGTAA